A single region of the Ficedula albicollis isolate OC2 chromosome 11, FicAlb1.5, whole genome shotgun sequence genome encodes:
- the CIAPIN1 gene encoding anamorsin, with protein sequence MGEYGVAPGQRVAIVWDSSSPVEALKDLVDKVQALVGADNCVSVENVNQLPQSAHRESSFDVILSGMVPGSTAQHSVELLAEIARILKPGGRVLLKEPVVTESGDNGKIKTAAKLLTTLTLSGLVEVKELQKEVLTPEEAQSAGEHLGYQGNDLLVIQIEGRKPNFEVGSSSQLKLSFAKTPGPSGKPSVDPAAAKLWTLSANDMNDEGMDLLDSDELLDSEDLKKPDPSSLRAPSCKEMGKKKACKNCTCGLAEELEQKKSSQPKSACGNCYLGDAFRCASCPYLGMPAFKPGEKILLQENQLHDA encoded by the exons ATGGGGGAGTACGGAGTCGCTCCAGGCCAGCGCGTGGCCATCGTCTGGGACAGCTCCTCGCCGGTCGAAGCCCTGAAGGATTTGGTGGATAAAGTCCAGGCACTGGTGGGAGCTGATAATTGTGTCTCTGTGGAAAATGTTAACCAGCTGCCTCAGT CGGCTCACAGGGAGTCCAGTTTTGACGTAATCCTCTCTGGCATGGTCCCGGGCAgtacagcacagcacagtgtggAGCTCTTGGCAGAAATAGCTCGGATACTTAAGCCAGGAGGCCGTGTCCTCCTGAAAGAACCAGTGGTTACAGAATCAG GAGACAATGGCAAAATCAAGACTGCAGCCAAGCTCCTCACAACTCTGACTCTCTCTGGGTTGGTGGAAGTGAAGGAG CTGCAAAAGGAAGTGCTGACCCCAGAGGAGGCCCAGTCTGCTGGAGAACATCTGGGTTACCAAGGCAATGACCTTCTGGTTATTCAGATAGAAGGCAGGAAGCCCAATTTCGAAGTGGGATCCTCAAGTCAGCTCAAACTTTCCTTTGCCAAGACACCTGGTCCTTCAG GAAAACCCTCTGTGgacccagctgctgccaagctGTGGACACTGTCTGCCAATGATATGAATGATGAAGGGATG GATCTTTTGGACTCTGATGAGCTGTTGGATTCAGAGGATTTGAAAAAGCCAGATCCATCATccctcagagctccatcctgcaaagaaatggggaaaaagaaagccTGCAAGAACTG CACATGTGGCCTGGCTGAAGAATTGGAGCAGAAGAAGAGCTCACAGCCCAAATCTGCCTGTGGAAAT TGCTACCTGGGGGATGCATTCCgctgtgccagctgcccttACCTGGGGATGCCTGCCTTCAAGCCTGGGGAGAAGATTCTCCTGCAGGAGAACCAGCTGCACGATGCCTAA
- the LOC101821268 gene encoding uncharacterized protein LOC101821268 codes for MEAPSPSHQAPSMVTVRLLGSLELWLANTFLPLLLLTWLSVGAVSLQAEPVTTVQFKICLENLTVQVGWYKPKCLEGEIQTNTVVLVENCMNFSSSSLCTACTEICLCRVSIKRPNSTDSGSSTQRAVLRENCMNFSSSNLCTACTEICVCRVSIKRPNSTDSGSSTQRAVLRENCMNFSSSSLSTTCTEICVCTVSITRPDLTDTGSSIVLNLLCILLGLAGGTLLHMPVIGFLLWQRTRNRTGELLSEEVAEENQTSTAAPVTETEDLTYASLNFEKKGTGPVSSNVIYTAVKPLQQKQSGGDDNAASKDVNVCPEDEGK; via the exons ATGGAggctcccagcccatcccaccaGGCACCCAGCATGGTCACCGTGAGGCTGTTGGGAAGTTTGGAGCTCTGGCTGGCCAACACCtttctgcccctgctgctcctcacctggcTGTCAGTTG gagcagtcagtctgcaggcagagccagtCACCACTGTGCAGTTCAAGATTTGTTTGGAGAATCTCACAGTGCAGGTGGGCTGGTACAAGCCTAAATGTCTGGAGGGGGAGATTCAAACCAACACCGTGGTTCTGGTAGAAAACTGTATGAATTTCAGCAGCTCAAGCCTGTGTACAGCCTGCACAGAAATCTGTTTGTGTAGGGTCTCCATCAAAAGACCAAACTCGACAGACTCTGGAAGCAGCACACAAAGAGCAGTTCTCAGAGAAAACTGTATGAATTTCAGCAGCTCAAACCTGTGTACAGCCTGTACAGAAATCTGTGTGTGTAGGGTCTCCATCAAAAGACCAAACTCGACAGACTCTGGAAGCAGCACACAAAGAGCAGTTCTCAGAGAAAACTGTATGAATTTCAGCAGCTCAAGCCTGAGTACAACATGCACAGAAATCTGTGTGTGTACAGTCTCCATCACAAGACCAGACTTGACAGACACTGGAAGCAGCATAGTTCTCA ACCTCCTGTGCATCCTCCTCGGCTTAGCGGGTGGGACGCTCCTTCACATGCCAGTGATTGGCTTCCTGCTGTGGCAGCGCACAAGGAACAGAACAG GAGAGCTTCTGAGTGAGGAAGTGGCGGAGGAGAATCAGACCAGTACG gcagctccagtgACAGAGACTGAGGACCTGACCTATGCCAGcctgaattttgaaaagaaggGGACAGGACCTGTCTCCTCCAATGTCATTTATACTGCAGTCAAGCCATTGCAACAGAAGCAGAGTGGTGGGGATGACAATGCTGCCAGCAAAGATGTGAATGTCTGTCCCGAGGATGAAGGCAAGTGA